The Fibrobacterota bacterium region GCTTGGGAAGGTATTTCTCCACGATGGCGATCTTGGCCCGCTCCTGCGCGGCGATGTCCTCGCGCACCACGCCCGCGGCGTTCTTGCCCATGGCGTTGTCCAGCGTTTCCTTGAATTGCTTGATGGCCTTAGCGAGGATGCCGGCCATATCCGTATCCTCGGGCTCCTTGCGGTTGTTCACCTTATAGCTCTTGGCCTCCGCGAGCACGGTGCGCAGGGTCAGGATCTTCAGCGCGTTCTCCTCCTTGCGGGAAGGCTCGCGATCCTTCATGGTGGCGATGACGTCGGCGTTGATTTGTTCGAGGATCATGGGCCTATCCTTTTTAGGGCGGTAGCCCGCAAAAGATAGGAAATGGGACGCTCAGGGCCGGGTGCGGAGGTAGGGGGCCGGCTTCCGCGGGGATTCGGCCGCGCGCGGCATCATTTCCGAAGAACGGTGATTCCGGCGATATGCCTGTAGATCAATATGGAGAAAAGCGCTGCCAGGCTGCGCATGCCGGGGATCTTCAGCAGTTGGGAGACCTTGCCGGCGTGGTGCGCGCGGTAGAGGGAGATATATAGTTCCGAAGCATGGGGATAAACGCCCACGCAGCGGAATCCCGATTTGCGACCGGCCCGGATGATGCGGGCCGGATGCATATCCCGTTCCGTAGTGCCGAATTCCCGCATGACTTCTTTCGATCGGCGCGCATGCCCGAGTCCCGGCTCGGAAGTAATACAGATGCCCCCGGGTTTCAGGGCGCGGTACGCGCTGTTGAGGGCCTTGGCCTCATCGATGGAATGGTGCAGGCAATCGAAGAAGACGGCGATATCGAACTCGTTCTCGAATGCAAGGCTCTCATAATCCGCGACGACGAAATCGAGATGGGGGAGCTTATGCTCCTCTTTCAACCGGAGGCCGGCCTCGATGGCCTCGGGCACCAGATCCTGGCCAACCACGTCGTAACCCCTTTGGGCGAAGAGCACGCTCGTCCAGCCGGTCCCGCAACCCAGATCCAAAAGTCGTCCCTTGGGAGGCATGAGGCCGAGCATGGCCCCGAGCTCCATCAGGTACTGACCGCAATGAGGGTCGGACCAAGGCTTGTGGATGGCATGCTGCATGCCCTCCTCGCCGAGCTTATTGAAATACTGGAATTCCCCTGGAGTAGGCATAGGCCAAAGTTACAATTTCGATCCCCCCCTTCGTCCAGCCAAGGCTATCGATATCAAAGCTCCCCCAGGGTCTTCGACGAAGTAAGGCCGTCCCCGAACCCCTCGAGCGCCGCAATTGAGGACCCAACTAACGGGCGCCGCGAGAGGGAGAGGCGCGCAGCGCCGACCCGGATGCAAGGCGCGATAGCGCCGGCAGGGAGAGGCGCTAGGAACTGGAAGCAGGAGCATTACCGGTTCGCGCCGAATAGCCTCCCCAACAGGTTCCGCGAATGCGCGAATCCGGACGCGGATGGGAACCTCGCAGCCCGGGATCCGGGCGCCAGCGTGGTCGGAAGGGCCGCATCGGGAGCCCACCAGTTCCCGCTCAGAAGAAGCAAGGTCAGCAATTCGATGGAGTCTCCGTAGTACTCGTTCTGTTTGGTGGTCGCCAGGTAGGCCCAGCCTTTGTCCAGGAATTCTTGGTTGGATGCGTCGGCGATGGCGGATGCGATCAACGGCGCGGTGAAAGCCATATTCCCGTAGGTGACGAGGGCGGTACCATCGAGCTTATAGCCCGCCATGATGGCGGCCGGGTTCCCGCTAGAGGCGCCTTTGATCCAGCCCGAGACCTTCGCTAAGGCCGACTTGGATTCGGCGGAGCCGTTATGCGCGTAGTCCACCGCCATGCGCAAAGGGAACCGGCAGGCATTCCAGGAGTAGTCCCCATCGGTTTCCTTTTCCAGGAAGTTGGGGGCGGCGGGCTTGGCCGGATCGCCCACCACGAAATCCGGCATGAGCCCGGTCTTGGAAGAATAGCCGGAGCTGATCGCGCCGACCAGGGTGAAAATGGTTTTACGCGCGTCCCCCCAGGACGCGTCGCCCGTGGCTTTCTGGAAAGCCGTCATATGGCCCGCCATCCAATCCGAAGAACGCGTGTTCAAGCCGTTCTTGTCCCAATCCCCGAGCGTCGTACGATGGCTCGACTGTCCCACTTCGCTTTTCTTGATGCCATCGGTGATGATGCGCTTGGCCTCGGTGAGATAATTAACGGTTCCGCCCGAACCCCATTGGTAGTCGGCCAGAAGCAAGGCATAGGCGATATCCATGTCCCCATCGGTGGCGGAATTCAGATGGGAATTTTCACCGGGCCCCACGGAATAGGACATGAGCGCGTTGTTGGTGCCGCTGCGGTTCTTGTCGAACAGATGGAAGAAACCATCAAAATAGGTTCGCGCGTCCGGTTCGCCTTTCGGCCCCGCCATGAGCGCGGCCAGAATCATCCCGTATCCGTTGGCCTCCGAAGAGGACTTGTCCCCGTCCGGCGCGTTGGTAGTCCGCATTTCGATGTAGTAGCCGCCCTGGATGCTCGTGGCGGCCTTGACGTACTTAGACTTATACGAGGTCCAGGCATCCAGCACGGCCTTGTTCATAGCCGCCTGATCCACGTTACCCGGCTTGATGCACCCGGGATAAGCCAACCCCATCGGGAAAGGCCGATTCTCCGCCGCCCCCGCGCCGCCAGACCCGAAGGAAAGGGCCAGGGAAGCGATCAGGGTCTTAGCGATCAGGCGCGCGGGAGAAGAATTTTTCTTGGGCATGGTGACGGAGATAGTCGGCATTCCGCCCCACCTGGTTCAGCGTCCCCACTAATCCCCATCCTTACACACCCATCCCTCCGTCCCCTCACTCTAGCTCATCCTCCAAGCCCAACCTTCCAAACCCACCTCGATCCAAACCCATCGATCCACCTCAAAGTCCAGCCATCGCTACTTGAATTCAAATCGATCGCGGAGTCTTCAACGAAGAATGGCCATCCCCGAACCCACCGAGCGCGGCTGTAGAGGCCGGTCTACCGAGCCCCGCGAGGTGGAGAGGCGCGCAGCGCCGACAGCGAGGCGGAGAGGCGCCAGGTGCTGGTAGTAAATGAGGCGCAGGTGCGCGCCGACACAGGATACCCCGGCGGCCAGGCGCAAAAAAACGC contains the following coding sequences:
- a CDS encoding class I SAM-dependent methyltransferase, giving the protein MPTPGEFQYFNKLGEEGMQHAIHKPWSDPHCGQYLMELGAMLGLMPPKGRLLDLGCGTGWTSVLFAQRGYDVVGQDLVPEAIEAGLRLKEEHKLPHLDFVVADYESLAFENEFDIAVFFDCLHHSIDEAKALNSAYRALKPGGICITSEPGLGHARRSKEVMREFGTTERDMHPARIIRAGRKSGFRCVGVYPHASELYISLYRAHHAGKVSQLLKIPGMRSLAALFSILIYRHIAGITVLRK
- a CDS encoding GatB/YqeY domain-containing protein, translated to MILEQINADVIATMKDREPSRKEENALKILTLRTVLAEAKSYKVNNRKEPEDTDMAGILAKAIKQFKETLDNAMGKNAAGVVREDIAAQERAKIAIVEKYLPKQMEKAEIESLVAAAIAQAGASSPKDMGAVMAIVRPQTQGKADGKLVSEIVKAKLSGG